ATAACCCTGGGAAATCTCCGGCTGATACTGGGTATAGGCTGTATAGAACTCCGAACGGCCGATGACATGGTCGACCACGCTCGGCACATAGTGGTCGTACGCCCCGGCCCCCAGGAAGCAGGCATATTCGTCCAGGTTGGCGTTCTTGCCGGCCAGAGCCTGCAGATGGCGGGCCAGCTCAGGTTCGGCCATAGCCGCCGGCAGCGCCAGCGGCCTGCCAAGGCGCACCTCCGCCGGCACGTCGGCAAACAGTTCCTGCGTCGACCCTACGCCGATGGCGGCCAGCATGGCCCGCCGGTCGGCGTCGGTATGCGGCAGGTAACTCCTGGTCATGCTAATGGCCTCCCTCCGCCGTAAACTTCTCATACCCGGCGGCGTCGAGCAGAGCGTCGAGCTCGCCGGGGTTGCTCATCTCGATGACCGCGATCCAGCCGTCGCCGTAGGGATCGCCGTTGATAATCTCCGGCGTGTCGTTGAGCGCGTCGTTGACCGCCGCCACCGTCCCGGAAAGCGGCGCGTAAATGTCGGACACCGCCTTCACCGACTCGACCACCGAAAAGCCCTGACCGGCGGTTACCGCCGCTCCCAGCGTCGGCACCTCGACAAAAACCACGTCGCCAAGCTGGTGCTGGGCGAAATCGGTGATCCCCACCGTCGCCCGGTTGCCTTCCACCCTGACCCATTCATGTTCGCGCGAGTACTTAAGTTCCTGCGGATTATTCATTCGTTATTTCCCCTCTCTTTTATAAAATGGCCTCGGGATAACTTCGGCAGCCACCGCCTTGCCGCGGATCTCGACCGCGAGGCCGGTTCCCGGCTTGGCGTACGCGGCCTCCACCAGCGCCATCCCAAGGTTTTTATCCAATGTCGGCGCGTACGAGCCGGTCGTCACAATCCCGATCCGCCGGCCGTCGGCCAGAACCGGATACTCCGCCCGCGCCACACCGCGCTCGGTCAACACGAAGCCCGCGATCTTGCGCGGCGGCCCCGCCTCTTTCTGCGCGGCCAGCACCGCCCGGCCGTTGAAATCCCCTTTATCGAGACTCACGAAGCGGGTCAGCCCCGCTTCCACCGGCGAAATCGTCGGCGATAGCTCGTGCCCGTAGAGCGGCATACAGGCTTCGAACCGCAGCGTATCGCGGCACCCCAGCCCGGCCGGCGCCAGCCCCAGCGGCGCCCCCGCCTCCATGACCGCTTCCCACAGGGGCGCGGCATCCGCGGGGCGGCAGTAGATCTCGAACCCGTCCTCGCCCGTATACCCGGTGCGCGACACCATCACCCGCCGCCCGGCCACCTCGGCCTCCGGCAAAAACCAGTAATAGCCGAGCCGGTCCAGGGGCGCGGCAGTCAGCTTCGCAAGGATCGCCCGCGCCGCCGGCCCCTGCAGCGCCAGTTCCGCCGTTTCCGCCGACAGATTGGCGAGCTTCACGTTGAAGCCCGCGCTGTTATCCCGGAGCCAATCCCAGTCCTTGGCGATATTCGCGGCGTTGATCACCAGCAGGTAATCCTCGGGCCCGTAGCGGTAGATGAGCAGATCGTCGACCGTGCCGCCGTCCGGGTAGCACATCGGCGAATACTGCACCTGGGTATCAGACATCTTCGCCACATCGTTGGTCACCACCTTCTGCAGGTAGGCCAGCGCCTCCGGACCCTTTACCGCCACCTCTCCCATGTGGGACACATCGAACAGGCCCGCCTGCTCCCGCACCGCCCGGTGCTCGGCAAGGATGCCGCCATACTGGACAGGCAGCAGCCACCCCCCGAACTCGACGATCTTGCCGCCGTACTTCAGATGGGTTTCGTATAAGGGCGTCTTCTCGGCCATGAAACTCTCCCCCCTTGATAATAATAGGCTTTCTCCCGGTCAGAATAATTATTAATGGGCTTAGCCCGTTCCCCCTGAAATCGGCGGGTACTTCCCCCATGTTCCCCACAGAAGAAAAGACAGAGACAAACGAGCACCCGCTCCTTTGTCTCTGTCCCTTTTACCTGAGAGATTCACCCGTGAGGGTTCTCCTTCGGCGGCGCCGGCGGCGCACTCTCCAGAGGATGGTCCGGCCATGGTCCTTTTGCCTGAGAGTTTGACAAAGGTTTTACTCCTTCGGCGCCGCTTGCGCGGTCTCTCCCGCGGCCATCATTCCCTATTTTGTTAATGAATTCCTTCGCTGTCGCCCGCGCTTTTCCTGCGGTGCGGAAAAAATTCTTTATTTCACAATCCGCCGTCCGTCGGATTTAATACAACTGCGGCCGGCGGTCGGCGAACACCGGCATCCGCCGCCTGATCTCCTCCCCGGCCGCGAAATCCACTTCCACGACCAACACCTCCTCGCCGGCCTCCGAGCCTTCCGCCAGCACCTCGCCCCACGGGTCGACGGCCAGCGAATGGCCGTAAAATACGTTGCTCTCGTCGCTGCCGACCCGGTTGACGGCGATGACAAACATTTGATTCTCGATCGCCCGGGCGATATTGAGCGCTCGCCAGTGCGCGCCCCGCGACGCAGGCCACTCGGCGGGGACGAACAGCGTCCGGCACCCTTCCAGCGCCATGGCCCGCGGCAATTCGGTAAACCGCAGGTCATAGCAGATAATCATCCCGGCGGGGCCGAAGCTCAGCTCAAAAGCCACCCTGCTGTCGCCGGGAGCGAGGTAGCGGTCCTCCGCCATCAGGCCGATGAGGTGGATCTTGCTGTACTTTGCGATCACCTCGCCGTCGGCGCCGATGGCATAGCAGGTATTGTAGACCCGCCCGTCCCGCGCCTCGGCGATCGACCCGCTGATGATCTCCACCCCGTGCCCGCGGGCGAACGCCGTCAGCATCGCCATCGTCGGGCCGTCGGCCGGCTCGGCCAGTCTGTCTATCTCCGCCAGCTTGTAGCCTGTCGTCCACATCTCCGGCAATACGAACAGCCTCGCGCCGCGCGCCAGCCCCGCAGCGAGCATCGCCTCCGCCTTGCGGCGGTTGGCGGCCACATCGCCGAGCGCAATATCCATCTGCAGCAGCGCAACCTTCATGTCATTCTCTCCTCTCGCCCGGGCAGCCCTTATTCCTACATAATAATATACGCCGCCGGCGCCTATTTCCTGCCGGTATGGCGTATAAAATTCGCCCCGGCCGGCGATTACCCCTCCTAGACAGAGACGCCCCGCGGCATCGGCCGCGGGGCGTCTCTGTCTAGGAGGGGGTAGGTAGGGGATCTATTATTTTAAGCGTTATTAGCTTCGCGGCCGGTCAATCGGCGAATTCCTGGATAAGCTCGGCGGCGCGCACCGGGTTGAACACCCCGCAGATACACGGCTTGGCCAGCAGCTCGCCCGCCTTTTCCGGACTCAGCTCCTTCCTCTTCACCTGACCGGCCAGCGCGAGGATCAGGTTGAACGACACCAGGCCGTGCCCGCACATCGTCGCCACTTCCTGGACCTTCTTGTCAGGCAGCAGCTCGGTCTTGCCCCATATCCCGAGAGAGTTGACGATCGTGTGCGGTGTCAGGCCCACCTGATCGCAGCATTCCTCCACATTGTGCATCAGCCCGGACACGGTCACGCACAGCCCGAGATCGGCCTCCTTCAGATCCTTCAGCACTGCTATCAACTGCTCGCGGCTGCGGAATACGCCGTGGACCAGCTCGTTCTCGACAATTATCTCCTTCACCTTGTCCGCGCCGCCCAGCGAAAACCGGCTGCCGCCCTTCGAATCGCCGATATTTACCGGGTTATGGCGGGCGAGGATCTCGAACACCTTATCCAGTTTGGGTTTGCTGCCAGCCGACGTCAGACCGCTTGAAGGCATCGCGAAGACGACAAAATCCTGTCCCAGCGACTCAAGGCTGCCTTGGCGGTGTAATGTATGTGTCATGATTGTCCTCCTATTCCACCAGGGGCCGGCCAAGCCCCACGTTAATCTTCGCGTTCGGGCGGAAATATGTCTTCGCCTCACGGAGCGTCGCCAGCATCGGCCAGCGGACCTCAAGCCCGGCGCGGCAGGCGACGTCCACGCTGAACACCGTCTCCAGCGTCGCGCCCGTCTTGCGGACAACCTCCAGCACCGCCAGCAGTTCACTCTCCGGCACGGCAAACTCGATGATCGCCGACAGCACCTTCTCATCGCGGATCTCCGGCGGCAGCTCGCCGGTGACGGGGTTTATCAGGTTGGTCAACGGGTTCTTCGGCTCGAATTCGACTCCGTAGCGGGCCAGCGCCATCGACAACTTCTCCAGCTCCCTGAGCCGCGCCCCGATACCGGGCCGGCCGATCTCCAGGGCAATGCCCACAAACCCGCGCTTGAACCGCCCGGTGACATCGTTTGTCTTGATCTCCTCCGTGCCGCGGCCGGCAAGGCCGGTCTCCTTATGAATATTCAGCGGATCGCTGTAGATGGCCCGCACTGCCCGCGGCCACTCCAGCGGCTGCTGCTCGATGGCGTCCACCGGACAGACGGCGACCCGGCGGCATACTCCGCACTCGACGCACTCGTCGAGCTCGATGCACGCGGTCGCCTCCGCCATTTTGATCGCATTAGCCGGGCAATAGGGAAGACAACTGCCGCAGCCGACACACTTTTCCTGATCAATTTTCACAGCTCTTTCCTCCTCACTGACGCAAATCTATCGACTCGCGTCACTTCTACGACTTCCGCGGCGCCTCGTCCCAGCGATAATGCCGGCCCCGCTTCGGCGCCCAATCGTCAGCGCCGTGCTCGCCGATCATCGCCAGGTTATGCGCCAAATCCTCATGGTTGGCCTTCAATGGCGCCAGCAGCCCGCATTCCCGGAACGCACCGCACTCCCAGCAGCCGGCGTAGTTCTTCTCCATGGCGCACTTCCGCACCGCGCAGCCCGGTTTGCCGCCTCCATCGCCGCACAGTTTGCGGCATTCCAGCCCTTTTATCGCCTGCAGCACGGCGGCGAACGTCGGATAGCCTGCGAAAGCGGCGTTGCCGCCGGCCTTGTATGCAGCATACTTAGCGAAATTCAGGTCTGTCAGCAAGCGTTCCAGTTTGCCCACCGTCTCGTACAGCGCCCTGTTGGCCGGGATGCAGTCCTTGCAGTACAGCCCGCAGCACGCCGTGAAATTTCTGTCCGTCATCGGTTTTCCTCCTGCGGCCCCATCCTGCCGGCTGTCCGTCAGGCCGGGCCGCCGCAGGCGATCACGCCTGCCTTCATTACCATCCTGACCCGCGCTACCGCCCGGATATCCTCCAGCGGATTGCCGGCCACCGCCACGATATCGGCGGCCTTGCCCTGAGCCAGACTGCCCACGCGCTGCTCCAGCCCGCAGACCATCGCTCCGTGCAGGGTGGCGGCTCTCAGCGCCTCCGCCGGTTTTGCCCCGGCGGCGACGATATATTCAAGTTCATGGGCCAATTGCCCGTGCGCCCCGTCGGTGCCTACGGCGTATTTCACGCCGCTCGCCACAATGGCGGCCAGCCGTTCCCTCACCTCTTCGCGGCCGCGGCGGAAAGCCTCCCGCCGCTGAGCGTCGAGCGTCGGCTTGTCGGCGAGGAATTCGCCCGGCGTCAGCACAAGCCAGGACTGCGCCTGCTCGAGCAGGGCGATCTCGCCGTCGGTGAGATAATACCCGTGCTCGATCGAATCGATGCCCGCCTCAAGGCAGAGCGCGAATCCCGGCCCGCCGATGCAGTGCACCGCCGTCCTTACCCCGGCGCGGCGGGCCTCCTCGGCCAGCGTCATCACTTCCTCCCGCGACGGGAAGCAGGCAATGCGCTCGCCGCTCCGCACCGTCCCGGTAGCGTAAAACTTGATCAGATCGGCGCCGTTCTTGAGGTTTTCCCGCACCGCGCACCGCCACGCCTCCACACCGTCGAACGGCAGGCCGACAAACCCGTGCCCGTGGCTGGCCCGAATGCCCCGCGTTGCTACCACCAGCCGGGGACCGGCCAACCGGCCCTCCTCAATCGCCTTGCGGCAGGCCACATCGATAAAATGGCGGTCGCCCATGCAGCGCGACGTCGTCACCCCCGAGCGGAGGTCGTCCGCCAGCGTCTTCACCGCCCGCAGCGTAAGCTCGCCCTCGCTGTCGTTCATCCTGAACAGGTAATTGTCCAGGGTGACGTCGAGCGACAAGTGATTGTGGCAGTCCACCAGGCCGGGGATAAGGACGT
The DNA window shown above is from Sporomusaceae bacterium and carries:
- the gcvH gene encoding glycine cleavage system protein GcvH, encoding MNNPQELKYSREHEWVRVEGNRATVGITDFAQHQLGDVVFVEVPTLGAAVTAGQGFSVVESVKAVSDIYAPLSGTVAAVNDALNDTPEIINGDPYGDGWIAVIEMSNPGELDALLDAAGYEKFTAEGGH
- the gcvT gene encoding glycine cleavage system aminomethyltransferase GcvT gives rise to the protein MAEKTPLYETHLKYGGKIVEFGGWLLPVQYGGILAEHRAVREQAGLFDVSHMGEVAVKGPEALAYLQKVVTNDVAKMSDTQVQYSPMCYPDGGTVDDLLIYRYGPEDYLLVINAANIAKDWDWLRDNSAGFNVKLANLSAETAELALQGPAARAILAKLTAAPLDRLGYYWFLPEAEVAGRRVMVSRTGYTGEDGFEIYCRPADAAPLWEAVMEAGAPLGLAPAGLGCRDTLRFEACMPLYGHELSPTISPVEAGLTRFVSLDKGDFNGRAVLAAQKEAGPPRKIAGFVLTERGVARAEYPVLADGRRIGIVTTGSYAPTLDKNLGMALVEAAYAKPGTGLAVEIRGKAVAAEVIPRPFYKREGK
- a CDS encoding carbon-nitrogen family hydrolase, translating into MKVALLQMDIALGDVAANRRKAEAMLAAGLARGARLFVLPEMWTTGYKLAEIDRLAEPADGPTMAMLTAFARGHGVEIISGSIAEARDGRVYNTCYAIGADGEVIAKYSKIHLIGLMAEDRYLAPGDSRVAFELSFGPAGMIICYDLRFTELPRAMALEGCRTLFVPAEWPASRGAHWRALNIARAIENQMFVIAVNRVGSDESNVFYGHSLAVDPWGEVLAEGSEAGEEVLVVEVDFAAGEEIRRRMPVFADRRPQLY
- a CDS encoding 4Fe-4S binding protein produces the protein MKIDQEKCVGCGSCLPYCPANAIKMAEATACIELDECVECGVCRRVAVCPVDAIEQQPLEWPRAVRAIYSDPLNIHKETGLAGRGTEEIKTNDVTGRFKRGFVGIALEIGRPGIGARLRELEKLSMALARYGVEFEPKNPLTNLINPVTGELPPEIRDEKVLSAIIEFAVPESELLAVLEVVRKTGATLETVFSVDVACRAGLEVRWPMLATLREAKTYFRPNAKINVGLGRPLVE
- a CDS encoding DUF3795 domain-containing protein, whose translation is MTDRNFTACCGLYCKDCIPANRALYETVGKLERLLTDLNFAKYAAYKAGGNAAFAGYPTFAAVLQAIKGLECRKLCGDGGGKPGCAVRKCAMEKNYAGCWECGAFRECGLLAPLKANHEDLAHNLAMIGEHGADDWAPKRGRHYRWDEAPRKS
- a CDS encoding amidohydrolase family protein encodes the protein MGQRKLVCGGLLIAEAGSPPLKNGAVLTGDGLIAAVGTKAELLAVAGDAQIVDCGDDVLIPGLVDCHNHLSLDVTLDNYLFRMNDSEGELTLRAVKTLADDLRSGVTTSRCMGDRHFIDVACRKAIEEGRLAGPRLVVATRGIRASHGHGFVGLPFDGVEAWRCAVRENLKNGADLIKFYATGTVRSGERIACFPSREEVMTLAEEARRAGVRTAVHCIGGPGFALCLEAGIDSIEHGYYLTDGEIALLEQAQSWLVLTPGEFLADKPTLDAQRREAFRRGREEVRERLAAIVASGVKYAVGTDGAHGQLAHELEYIVAAGAKPAEALRAATLHGAMVCGLEQRVGSLAQGKAADIVAVAGNPLEDIRAVARVRMVMKAGVIACGGPA